Sequence from the Pontibacter pudoricolor genome:
AATCGTCCTGTACCGTCCCGTCGTTGTTCAGGATCAGATCACGGCTTCCTTCCCTCACGCCCGAAAGGAAATCCAGCTTACCCTGCATAAAGGTCAGGAACTCCGATTTTCGGTCAGTGATGAAAGATATCTGCACAGCATCCAGGTAAGGCAACTGCACTCCATTTTCATCTTTCTTCCAGTAGTTCGGGTTCTTGTGCATGATTATGGCATTGCCTTCGTCCCATTGCTTGAACACGAAAGGACCTGTACCCACCGGGTTCGCTCTGAAGTCTTTGCCATACTTTGCTACAGCTTCCTGAGGAACTATAAATGCATACGGCATCGTCAGAATTTCCAGGAAAGCAATGAAAGGCTCATTCAGGTAGATTTTGAAAGTAGAGTCGTTTACCGCCAGGAAAGCCGTATCCGAAATTGCACCGTTTTTATCGGAAAGCACTTTATCGTTAAAGATCCAGGCGCCGGTGCTGGCCGTGGCCGGGTCAATAATACGCTTGAAACTATACGCTACATCCTTCGCAGTTACTTTGCGGCCTTTGCCACCTTTAAAAACCTTGTGGTCGTGGAAGTAAACATCATCCCGAAGCACGAAACTATAGGTTCTGCCATCTTCTGACACTTCCCAGCTTTTAGCTATGCCAGGCCCTATCTTCAGCTCCTGGTCCAGTTCCACCAGCCCGTTGTATAGTTGCGTAGTCGCCCAGATATTAGCCTGGTTACGGGCAAAAGCCGGATCCAGCGATGATAAAGCTTCGGGCTGATTATACCTGAAAACAGTTTTATTCGTTCCATTTTTTCCGGCTTCAGTGCAAGACTGGCACAGAAGCAAAACGGTGGATAACAGGGCAAAAACGGTGGATAAAAAAACGTGGCGGGTTCTGATTTGCATCCGGTAAAGTGGTCAAAAAAATGTATCTTTGTGCAAGATAAAAATAACTAACGTAGATAAGTAAGCACTAATCAGTAAATCATGGAAATAACATACTACGGACAGTCTTGCTTTTTAATTAAGATCGGCGATCTCAGCGTTTTGTTTGATCCGTTCATTTCACCAAACGAGCTGGCAAAGGATATCGATGTAGACAGTATCAAGGCTGATTACATTCTGTTGTCGCATGGCCACCAGGACCACGTGCACGATGCAGAGCGAATTGCCAGGAACAATGGCTCAACTATAGTTTCAACATTCGAGATTGCCAGTTGGTACGGTGAGAAAGGAATAGAGAAAACGCACCCGATGAACATTGGCGGTAAGGTTACGCTGCCTTTCGGAACGGTGAAGATGGTAACTGCCGTTCATTCGAGCTCATTGCCGGATGGAACGTACGCTGGTGTTGCGTCGGGGTTTGTGGTTGAAACTGAAGATAAAGCCTTCTATTTTGCCGGTGACACCGCCTTGACTTATGATATGAAGCTGATACCGGAGCAGTTCGACCTTGATTTTGCATTGTTGCCGATCGGTGATAATTTCACAATGGATATACACGATGCCCTTATTGCTGCTGATTTTGTGCAGGTTGATAAGTTCATCGGCATGCATTACGACACGTTTCCATATATTGCCATCGATCACGAAGAGGTGAAGGAAGTAGCGCAGATGGCAGGAAAAGAGTTAATTCTGATGGAGATAGGTCAAACTATAAACCTATAAGTATAGCATGGCTCATCTCACAAATAAGCTAAAGCACCTGTTAATTGATATTACAGGATATTGGATTTATAAGAAGAGATATTTGCCAATTGGAACTGACTTAGCTGTTGATATTTCTACAAGGTTAAGATTTGCACCCAGAACAATTTTTGATGTTGGTGCTAATGTGGGCCAGACAGCGAAACGCTTTGACAGCATTTTTGAAGGTGCTAAAATTTACTCCTTTGAGCCAGTAAATTCAACCTTTATGCAGTTAGTAGGTAACTTAGATAGTAGAAGAAATATTGTCTTAGAAAATATAGCTCTAGGAGAATCCGATTCAACCGAAGAAATAAGCCTGTTTGAAGGAGAACTATCTGTTCTAAATTCGCTTAATCAAAATTCAATGAATAGAGATTGCGAAGCCAGAAAAGAAATGATAAAGATTTTAAAACTTGACACTTATTGTTCTCTTAATAAAATTGAAAGTATAGACCTTTTGAAAATTGATACCGAAGGTTACGAATTACAGGTCTTAAAAGGGGCTCAGTATTTTCTGGAGTCTGGTAAAATTAAGATGATTTTAGCTGAAGTTGGTTTTAACGTTAAGAATAAAAGAAATACTCACTTTAATGAGTTAAATGAATTCCTGACAAGTTATAATTTCAATTTCCATTCCATGTATGATGTTTCAAATCAATTCATTAAACATGGGGAGAATTTTGCTAATGTACTTTATGTTCATAATCAACTATTTGACTAAGTACATTTTTTCAGCTTTTAACCTATAAGTATAGAATGGGAAAAATAATAGCGGTTGCCAATCAAAAAGGAGGCGTAGGTAAAACTACCACAGCTATAAACCTGGCGGCAAGCCTGGCAGCCTTAGAATACAGAACCCTGCTGGTAGATGCAGACCCACAGGCCAATGCCACATCCGGGCTTGGCTTTGATCCGGCCAGTATCACTTCCAGTATTTACGAATGCATGGTAGAGGATCTGAATCCGGAAGATATCATTCTGCAGTCTCCTAACATCGAATTCCTGGACCTGATTCCGTCGCATATCGACCTGGTTGGTGCTGAAGTAGAGATGATCAACCTGGATAACCGTGAAGAAAAGATGCGCGAGGCCCTGAAGCCCCTGCGTGAGAAGTACGATTTCATCATCATCGACTGTTCGCCTTCGCTGGGTCTGATCACGGTTAACTCGCTCACTGCCGCTGATTCGGTAGTGATTCCGGTACAGTGCGAGTATTTCGCGTTGGAAGGTCTGGGCAAGTTGCTGAATACGATCAAGATCATACAGTCGCGCCTGAACACTGAACTGGCTATAGAAGGTATCCTTTTAACCATGTATGATGTGCGCCTGCGCCTAAGCAACCAGGTGGTGGAAGAAGTGAAAACACACTTCCAGCAAATGGTTTTTGATACGATCATTCCAAGAAATGTGAAGTTGAGTGAGTCGCCAAGCTTTGGTTTACCGGCCATTTTGCACGATGCTGAAAGTAAAGGAGCGCTGAGCTACCTGAACCTGGCCCGTGAAATTGCCGAGAAAAACAGCGTGGCACTGGAGAAATAACCCTACCCTTACATGTCTGACAACAACAATAAAACACCTAAACGCACAGGAGGCCTCGGCAGAGGTCTTGGCTCTCTACTGGAGGGTAACAAGTACACAGGTAAAATTGATTCGAACACCATTAATGAAGTCAATACTATCGCAGATATAGCCATAGACCAGATCCAGACGAACCCCTACCAGCCGCGTACCCACTTCGATCAGGGCGCACTGGAAGAATTGGCGGAGTCTATCAGAATACAGGGCATCATTCAGCCAATTACTGTTCGTCAGCTCGACCAGAAAAGCTACCAGCTGATTTCAGGTGAGCGTCGTTACCAGGCGGCTAAGATGGCCGGACTGACAACGATACCGGCTTACATCCGCAAGGCTGACGACCAGCAAATGCTGGAAATGGCCCTGATCGAGAACATTCAGCGCGAAAACCTGAACGCCATCGAGATCGCCCTCTCCTATCAGCGTCTTTTATCAGAATGTAGCCTGAAGCAGGAAGAACTGGGTGACCGTGTCGGTAAAAAGCGAACCACCGTAACCAACTACCTGCGCCTGCTTAAATTGCCGCCGGATATCCAGATCGCCCTGCGCGATAACGTAATTTCTATGGGTCACGCACGTGCTTTGATCAACATAGATACGATTGAAAACCAGCTGGAAGTTTTCAAGAAGGTTGTGAATGAAGAATTGTCGGTGCGTAAAGTAGAAGAACTGGTACGTAACCTTCAGAATGCTACTAAAAAGCCGGACCCGCAACAGAAACTCCAGTTTAACAAGTACGAAGAAGAGATCAGGTCTGTAGAAACACGCTTGTCTTCTCAGTTTGGTACTAAAATACAGGTGAAGGCAAACAACGATGGTAAAGGCGAGATAAAGATCCCGTTTGTATCTGTAGATGAGCTGAACCGTATCTTAGAATTACTTAACTACTAATAAACTATAATGAGGCTAACCGTTAGCATTGCTTTATTCTTTTTGAGTATAGTTGCTTTTGTTGCTCCTGCCCGCGCGCAGGTCATAACGGCTGGCCCCGATTCGGTTATAGTTTCCGTTCCGGATACAGCAACTGCCGACGATAACAGATTTTTCCTGAGCAAATGGGACAGACCGGCCAAAGCTGCTTTGTTTTCAGCTATAGTTCCAGGCTTAGGTCAGGCATACAATAAGGCTTACTGGAAGTTGCCGATCGTTTATGCAACAGGTGGTGTATTAGCATACTTCTGGATAGATAATAACAATAAATACCAGGATTATCGCGAAGCACTACTTATCCGAACAGATGGCGACGAAAGTACCATAGATAAATATGTGAACAGTAATATTTATGGTACACAACGCTCTAATGGAACAGACAACCTGAAGCGTGCCCGCGATTTCTACCGTCGTAACCGTGATCTGACGATCCTTTTATCTATTGGAGCTTATAGTTTGCAGATTGCAGAGGCCTACGTGCACGCCCACATGAAAGAATTTGATATAAGCGACAACCTCGCCCTAAAAGTACAGCCCAACCTGATCCAGGTTCCTGTGCAGGCAGCTGTAACGCCAGGCTTAAGCTTAACGCTATACACTAAATCAAAATGAGAATACTGTTGATAGGCTACGGCAAAATGGGCAAAACCATTGAGCAGATGGCCCTGGCAAAAGGCCACCAGATTGCCGGAACTATAGACCACACCAACACCGAAACACTTAGTAACTATACAGCAGCCAACGTTGATGTAGCCATCGAATTTACGCACCCTGAGGCTGCTTTTGGTAACATTACATACTGCCTGCAACATAACATTCCGGTGGTAGTTGGCTCTACGGGCTGGCTCGATAAGCTGGAAGATGCCAAGCAACTATGCGCTGATACCAATGGCGCCTTCTTTTATGCCTCAAACTTTAGCGTAGGCGTTAATTTGTTTTTCCACTTTAACGAGTATATTGCAGCTAAAATGCAGGCTTACAAGGAGTACAGCGTAGGCATACGCGAGATTCATCACCTGCAGAAAGTGGATAAGCCAAGCGGTACCGGCATAACGACCGCCGAAGGTATATTGCCTCATTTCCCTGCCCTGAGCGGCTGGGTGGCTGATCAGGAAATAGAGGGTAAACTGAACATTATTTCAGAACGCGAACCGGATGTAGTTGGCACACACATTGTTACCTATAGTTCTGACGTTGATAAAATTGAACTTTCACATGTGGCACATAGCCGCACCGGTTTTGCCGAAGGCGCCCTGATGGCAGCCGAATGGCTGAAAGATAAGAAAGGCGTTTACGGCATGAAAGACATGCTGAATCTGTAAAAATCATAGCGAATCCTGCATGAAAGTTAAGTTCTGGGAGAAAAAGCCAGTTACCAAAGAGCCTAAAAAGAAAAAAAGCTTTGCCCGCGAATGGGGCGATGCCATCCTGTTTGCCGTGGTGGCAGCCAGTTTAATACGCTGGGCTACGTTTGAGGCGTACACCATTCCTACTCCATCCATGGAAAAGTCGCTGTTAGTTGGCGATTTCCTGTTTGTGAGCAAACTGCACTATGGCCCGCGCACGCCCATTACACCATTGCAGATACCATTAACGCACCAAACAATCTGGGGCACCAACATTCCATCTTATTCTGATGCCATTCAGTTGCCATCGTACAGGTTGCCTGGCTTTTCGGAAGTGAAGCGGGGCGATGTTGTGGTTTTCAATTACCCTCCTGAAGATCAGCATCCGGCCGATTTGCGCACGAACTATATAAAACGTTGCGTAGCTGTGGCCGGAGACTCAATTGAAGTGCGTGACATGCAGGTTTACGTGAACGGAACACCGGCTGCCAATCCTGAAAAACTGCAGTACAGTTACCACATGGCTACGTCCAAAATTCTGAACGAGCAATTTTTCCTGGATCATGATATGGACCTGACCAGCGTGTATGCCTGGGAAGGCGGCTTCCGGTTTAATGCCACACCGGAAAAGGCAGCAGAGCTTGCTAAGTTGGATTTTGTTGATAGTGTTACACTTTTGAAAGACAGACCAGGCGTTCAGCAACCGGATATTTTCCCGCATGTGCCTAGTAAATATAAGTGGAACCAGGACTTTTTCGGACCACTGTATGTACCAAAAGAAGGCGCTACTGTAGCTATTACACCAGAAACGCTTCCGCTTTACGAACGCGTGATACTGGAATACGAGCACAACGACAACGCCGAAGTACGCGACGGCAAACTATACCTGGATGGCAAAGAAGTTAACCAGTATACCTTTAAGCAGAACTATTACTTTATGATGGGTGATAACCGCCATAACTCAATGGACTCGCGCTACTGGGGTTTTGTACCAGCCGACCACATTGTAGGGAAAGCAGTTATGATCTGGATGTCAACAGACCCTTATGGCAAATTCCTGAATAAGATACGCTGGAACCGCATTTTTAATATCATAGAATAAACTATAACTATAGTTCATGTTAATCAGAAGCCAGACCTAACCGTCTGGCTTTTTGCATGCTATCCCTTTTTTTTAAGCTGACTGATAGCACGGTGTAAATCATAAGCAGCACCCTACCCTTTTCTATAATCTAAACAACGCAGCGCCTTACTGTGCTGAATGTAGCCCTGTAACCAATTACACGTATAGGAAGGCAAACTATAAAGCAGATCTTAACCAGATGTTATGGAAATTCTTCGGACCTATATCGAATATGTTGTCGGAATTATAGAAGCCATTGGTGTTTTAATTATATCAATAGGGGCTGCCATCGCTCTCGTTAAGTACCTGCTCCCCATGCTGACAGGCAAAAAGTATTACAAGGAACTGCGACAGGATTTAGGTAAAACCATTTTGCTTGGACTGGAAATCCTGGTTGCGGCGGATATTATTGCCACCGTTTCTACAAAACCGGATTTGCAGGGCGTATTGATACTCGGTATGATCATACTGATAAGAACGTTCCTGAGCATTTCGCTGCAGGTGGAGCTGGAAGGCAAATTCCCGTGGAAAAACAAGAATCCAGAACTATAGATCCGCAACACAGCAGCATGCCCAACTATACGCCCGCATCATTACCGTAACTATAGTTTACCAGTCTATTGGTTCTTTGCCATGCGCTACCAAGTAAGCATTTGCCTTGCTAAAATGGCGGTTTCCGAAAAATCCGCGGTCGGCTGCGAAAGGCGACGGGTGCGCTGACTGTAGCACAAGGTGTTTTTGAGGGTCTATGATGGCGCCTTTTTTCTGGGCATAGGCACCCCAAAGCATAAACACGACATGCTCTTTCTGATCGTTTACCTTCTGCACTACAGCATCCGTGAACTGCTCCCAGCCTTTTTTCTGGTGCGAACCGGCATCGCCTGCGCGTACGGTTAGTGTGGCGTTCAGTAATAATACACCCTGCTTTGCCCAGCGCTCCAGGTTTCCGGTGGCTGGCAGGTCTTTGCCCAGGTCACTTTTGATCTCCTTAAAAATATTAATAAGTGAAGGTGGCGTACGCACCTCGTCGCTAACCGAAAAAGCCAGCCCGTTTGCCTGGTTTGGCCCATGATAAGGGTCCTGGCCCAGTATAACTACTTTCACCTGATCGAAGGGGCACATTTTAAACGCGTTAAAGATCTGGTTACCCGGTGGATAAACTTTTTGGGAATTGTATTCGTCTTTAACAAAAGCTACGAGGTTTTTGAAATATGGCTTTTCAAATTCATCTTGCAGCACATTTTGCCAGCTTTCTTCTATCTTTACATTCATAAATGATGGATGAAGGGTGTGAAATAATCCTGAAACTTAGTTAATGATGGTAACTCTTTTACACTTCAGCAGTTTCTAATATACAATAATAACTGTAACATGGATACAAAAACGACAGAAGGAGTGAAAGTAACAGTCACCACTAACTACCTTCCAGATTATTCGAGTCCGGTACAGCAGCACTTTGTATTTGCTTACAAGATAACGATAGAGAATAAAAGCGAGTTTACGGTGAAATTACTGCGCCGCCACTGGTATATACACGATGCCACAGGCACTGTGCGCGAAGTAGAAGGCGAAGGCGTAGTGGGTCAGCAACCTACCCTGGAGCCAGGCGAATCGCACGAATACGTATCGGGCTGCAACCTGAAAACCGGAATTGGCAAAATGAGCGGCACTTACTTAATGGAGCGCCTGGTAGATGGAAAGCAGTTCTATGCCACTATTCCTGAATTTACCCTGATCGTACCTTATAAGTTAAATTAAGGGTTGGAGGCTGAAGGTTAAAAGGTTGAATGGCTATTACTGAAATTTACATCCAACGCTTAAACATCCGGCAATCAAACCCTTCAGCTAATCAACTGAAAAGCTTCAACTATAGCCAGTGTCTTATTTCAGCCAAGCCATAGATTACCTGCTTTACAGGGCACGATCCTTTAAACTGCATGGCGTACACTCCCCTTTCGTGTTTAATTTGTACAACCAGGTTATACTGCATGGTGGGTCCTATTATGCTTATCCGCGGGTAGAAGCTGTACGCGAAAACCTGCTGGCTGAAGACCGCACTATAGAAGTAACCGATTTCGGGGCCGGATCTAAAACGATAAACTATAAAACCCGGAAAGTTGCTGATATCGCCCGCACCTCAGCAAAGCCTGCCAAATTTGGCCAGTTGCTTTTCAGGCTGGTCAATCATTTTCAGCCACGATATGTGTTTGAGCTGGGTACTTCGCTGGGGATAACGACTGCTTATTTAGCTGAAGCAGCCCGTAAAGCGCAGGTGTATACTTTTGAAGGATGCCCAACTATAGCCGGTGTCGCAAAAGAGAATTTCGAATACCTGCATCTCCGCAACGTCGCACAGATAACCGGCAACCTCGACCAGACACTCCAACCCCAGTTAGAGCAGATACCGAAACTGGACTTTGCTTTTTTTGACGGCAACCACCGATACGAACCCACTATACGCTATTTCACACAGTGCCTTTCAAAAGTACATGAAAACAGCGTGTTTGTGATAGATGATATCTACTGGTCCCCGGAGATGAAACGTGCCTGGCAGGAGATAAAAAATCATCCGCAGGTGGGCCAAACGATTGATCTGTACTTTGTAGGGTTGGTCTTTTTCCGCACTGCTCAACCAAAAGAGCATTTTACGCTGGGTTTTTAGGAAGATGGCTGATTTCTAAAAGAGGAACTATAGTTTAACTCACAGATCTCCCCCTTTCAGTAAGTCATCAACTATAAAACAAAAAGGACAAAAAACCGAAGTCCTTTGTCCTTTGTCATACGCTTATTATTAACCTTAGCTTATCGCCTGGCGAATTCTGATCAGTTTCTGCATTAAGCCTTCCAGCTGATCTAGAGGTAGCATATTGGCTCCATCGGATTTGGCAATGCTTGGCTGCGGATGCGTTTCTATGAACAGACCATCAGCTCCTACTGCAATGGCTGCTTTAGCTATAGTTTCGATCAGGGCTGGTTTACCACCTGTAACCCCGGAGCTTTGGTTTGGCTGCTGTAACGAGTGCGTTACATCCATTACCACAGGCGCCCCCGTCGACTGCATTTCAGGTAGGTTTCTGAAGTCAACAACCATATCAGAATAACCAAAGCTGTTACCACGGTCAGTTAATATCACCTTTTCGTTGCCTGATTCGCGCACTTTATCAACAGCAAAACGCATGGCCTCACCAGATAAAAACTGGCCCTTTTTGATATTTACCACTTTGCCTGTGTTGGCTGCAGCTACTAACAGGTCTGTCTGACGACACAAGAAAGCTGGTATCTGCAGTACATCTACATATTCGGCAGCCATCGCCGCTTCGTGGCTCTCATGTATATCGGTAACAGTAGGCACATCGAAGGTCTGGCTCACTTTCTGCAGAATGCGCAGCGCTTTTTCGTCGCCGATGCCGGTAAAAGAATCCAAGCGGGAACGGTTGGCTTTTCG
This genomic interval carries:
- a CDS encoding ABC transporter substrate-binding protein, which gives rise to MQIRTRHVFLSTVFALLSTVLLLCQSCTEAGKNGTNKTVFRYNQPEALSSLDPAFARNQANIWATTQLYNGLVELDQELKIGPGIAKSWEVSEDGRTYSFVLRDDVYFHDHKVFKGGKGRKVTAKDVAYSFKRIIDPATASTGAWIFNDKVLSDKNGAISDTAFLAVNDSTFKIYLNEPFIAFLEILTMPYAFIVPQEAVAKYGKDFRANPVGTGPFVFKQWDEGNAIIMHKNPNYWKKDENGVQLPYLDAVQISFITDRKSEFLTFMQGKLDFLSGVREGSRDLILNNDGTVQDDFKGKFTVRKEPYLNTEYIGFQLDPKNLKDPNPAVQDKRVRQALNYAINKKEMIAYFRNNIGIPGHSGIVPPSLPSFSQEKVPGYSYNPKKARELLTAAGYSYQKPLKMRLSTVAEHKELAEYMQKKWAEVGVQVEIDINQGPAHQETVDNGRAPFFMKSWLGDYPDAENYLALFYSKNFSPAGPNKTHFVNKEFDKLYEQAKLERDVQKRWELYQAMDRIVVEECPVIVLYYDEVLRLTQNNIQGLEPNPMNMLKLERVRKVN
- a CDS encoding metal-dependent hydrolase yields the protein MEITYYGQSCFLIKIGDLSVLFDPFISPNELAKDIDVDSIKADYILLSHGHQDHVHDAERIARNNGSTIVSTFEIASWYGEKGIEKTHPMNIGGKVTLPFGTVKMVTAVHSSSLPDGTYAGVASGFVVETEDKAFYFAGDTALTYDMKLIPEQFDLDFALLPIGDNFTMDIHDALIAADFVQVDKFIGMHYDTFPYIAIDHEEVKEVAQMAGKELILMEIGQTINL
- a CDS encoding FkbM family methyltransferase, with amino-acid sequence MAHLTNKLKHLLIDITGYWIYKKRYLPIGTDLAVDISTRLRFAPRTIFDVGANVGQTAKRFDSIFEGAKIYSFEPVNSTFMQLVGNLDSRRNIVLENIALGESDSTEEISLFEGELSVLNSLNQNSMNRDCEARKEMIKILKLDTYCSLNKIESIDLLKIDTEGYELQVLKGAQYFLESGKIKMILAEVGFNVKNKRNTHFNELNEFLTSYNFNFHSMYDVSNQFIKHGENFANVLYVHNQLFD
- a CDS encoding ParA family protein; translation: MGKIIAVANQKGGVGKTTTAINLAASLAALEYRTLLVDADPQANATSGLGFDPASITSSIYECMVEDLNPEDIILQSPNIEFLDLIPSHIDLVGAEVEMINLDNREEKMREALKPLREKYDFIIIDCSPSLGLITVNSLTAADSVVIPVQCEYFALEGLGKLLNTIKIIQSRLNTELAIEGILLTMYDVRLRLSNQVVEEVKTHFQQMVFDTIIPRNVKLSESPSFGLPAILHDAESKGALSYLNLAREIAEKNSVALEK
- a CDS encoding ParB/RepB/Spo0J family partition protein: MSDNNNKTPKRTGGLGRGLGSLLEGNKYTGKIDSNTINEVNTIADIAIDQIQTNPYQPRTHFDQGALEELAESIRIQGIIQPITVRQLDQKSYQLISGERRYQAAKMAGLTTIPAYIRKADDQQMLEMALIENIQRENLNAIEIALSYQRLLSECSLKQEELGDRVGKKRTTVTNYLRLLKLPPDIQIALRDNVISMGHARALINIDTIENQLEVFKKVVNEELSVRKVEELVRNLQNATKKPDPQQKLQFNKYEEEIRSVETRLSSQFGTKIQVKANNDGKGEIKIPFVSVDELNRILELLNY
- a CDS encoding DUF5683 domain-containing protein: MRLTVSIALFFLSIVAFVAPARAQVITAGPDSVIVSVPDTATADDNRFFLSKWDRPAKAALFSAIVPGLGQAYNKAYWKLPIVYATGGVLAYFWIDNNNKYQDYREALLIRTDGDESTIDKYVNSNIYGTQRSNGTDNLKRARDFYRRNRDLTILLSIGAYSLQIAEAYVHAHMKEFDISDNLALKVQPNLIQVPVQAAVTPGLSLTLYTKSK
- the dapB gene encoding 4-hydroxy-tetrahydrodipicolinate reductase, which produces MRILLIGYGKMGKTIEQMALAKGHQIAGTIDHTNTETLSNYTAANVDVAIEFTHPEAAFGNITYCLQHNIPVVVGSTGWLDKLEDAKQLCADTNGAFFYASNFSVGVNLFFHFNEYIAAKMQAYKEYSVGIREIHHLQKVDKPSGTGITTAEGILPHFPALSGWVADQEIEGKLNIISEREPDVVGTHIVTYSSDVDKIELSHVAHSRTGFAEGALMAAEWLKDKKGVYGMKDMLNL
- the lepB gene encoding signal peptidase I codes for the protein MKVKFWEKKPVTKEPKKKKSFAREWGDAILFAVVAASLIRWATFEAYTIPTPSMEKSLLVGDFLFVSKLHYGPRTPITPLQIPLTHQTIWGTNIPSYSDAIQLPSYRLPGFSEVKRGDVVVFNYPPEDQHPADLRTNYIKRCVAVAGDSIEVRDMQVYVNGTPAANPEKLQYSYHMATSKILNEQFFLDHDMDLTSVYAWEGGFRFNATPEKAAELAKLDFVDSVTLLKDRPGVQQPDIFPHVPSKYKWNQDFFGPLYVPKEGATVAITPETLPLYERVILEYEHNDNAEVRDGKLYLDGKEVNQYTFKQNYYFMMGDNRHNSMDSRYWGFVPADHIVGKAVMIWMSTDPYGKFLNKIRWNRIFNIIE
- a CDS encoding DUF1622 domain-containing protein — translated: MEILRTYIEYVVGIIEAIGVLIISIGAAIALVKYLLPMLTGKKYYKELRQDLGKTILLGLEILVAADIIATVSTKPDLQGVLILGMIILIRTFLSISLQVELEGKFPWKNKNPEL
- the ung gene encoding uracil-DNA glycosylase; this translates as MNVKIEESWQNVLQDEFEKPYFKNLVAFVKDEYNSQKVYPPGNQIFNAFKMCPFDQVKVVILGQDPYHGPNQANGLAFSVSDEVRTPPSLINIFKEIKSDLGKDLPATGNLERWAKQGVLLLNATLTVRAGDAGSHQKKGWEQFTDAVVQKVNDQKEHVVFMLWGAYAQKKGAIIDPQKHLVLQSAHPSPFAADRGFFGNRHFSKANAYLVAHGKEPIDW
- the apaG gene encoding Co2+/Mg2+ efflux protein ApaG, with translation MDTKTTEGVKVTVTTNYLPDYSSPVQQHFVFAYKITIENKSEFTVKLLRRHWYIHDATGTVREVEGEGVVGQQPTLEPGESHEYVSGCNLKTGIGKMSGTYLMERLVDGKQFYATIPEFTLIVPYKLN
- a CDS encoding O-methyltransferase, producing the protein MSYFSQAIDYLLYRARSFKLHGVHSPFVFNLYNQVILHGGSYYAYPRVEAVRENLLAEDRTIEVTDFGAGSKTINYKTRKVADIARTSAKPAKFGQLLFRLVNHFQPRYVFELGTSLGITTAYLAEAARKAQVYTFEGCPTIAGVAKENFEYLHLRNVAQITGNLDQTLQPQLEQIPKLDFAFFDGNHRYEPTIRYFTQCLSKVHENSVFVIDDIYWSPEMKRAWQEIKNHPQVGQTIDLYFVGLVFFRTAQPKEHFTLGF
- the kdsA gene encoding 3-deoxy-8-phosphooctulonate synthase translates to MFEIPKLHHTQSGNFFLMAGPCAIEGEEMAMQIAERLKTITDKLHIPLIFKGSYRKANRSRLDSFTGIGDEKALRILQKVSQTFDVPTVTDIHESHEAAMAAEYVDVLQIPAFLCRQTDLLVAAANTGKVVNIKKGQFLSGEAMRFAVDKVRESGNEKVILTDRGNSFGYSDMVVDFRNLPEMQSTGAPVVMDVTHSLQQPNQSSGVTGGKPALIETIAKAAIAVGADGLFIETHPQPSIAKSDGANMLPLDQLEGLMQKLIRIRQAIS